In Debaryomyces hansenii CBS767 chromosome A complete sequence, a genomic segment contains:
- a CDS encoding DEHA2D12430p (similar to uniprot|Q07878 Saccharomyces cerevisiae YLL040C VPS13 Vacuolar protein sortingassociated protein) codes for MFESLVANLLNRFLGSFIENFDPKQLNIGIWSGDVKLKNLRLKKESLDKFKLPVDVKFGHLGELTISIPWSNLKSKPVKITIEDVYVLASPIVVQEFDLAEEERRELSMKKEKLEGLNAIEAAAAQNRDISSDLSNNESFTESLVTKIVDNLQVTIKNIHVRYEDDSVLTENPYSVGFRLTELSAVSSNESWVASFISITQAFTHKLLTLKNLSCYMNTDSATIFTEDSEELLKIFKESVTSETFINDIQYLLKPISGEGRLTVHKRGATETSPHIKAELFFDEFGIDLDSQQYRDILWTASKFHWYIKTQKFRKFRPKIAVAKDPKEWFRYAAKSILNEIHEKNYKWSWEYFATRRDQRKAYINLWKMKQLSKVLTSEQEKEFEGLEIKLPFEDIKFYRSLAKTEIRKENKRVLTSSSSTSQKKDEQSGGWLSSWWGGSKPVEDSTPETDSTADLQLSDDQRKALYEAIEYDENQALVESIDMPRDRVKVELLTSLKKGGISIRQKKSEPNLAEVIFEGFTTQIYQRQDSFLVNLQLQEFRVEDGTKTTLYKHIVSVKQEHSHLHNEDSETDVSSLGLTTSDPFFKVSFENNPLDESADSMLLGKLKSMTIFYNPHFIEEIIKFFTPPKVHLDTIGAVMNAAEATMEGLTSQTRIGLQYALEEHKTINVKLDLQAPLIILPLDPTNWKSPVAILDAGHISVVSNLVEKSKIEEIKSKERYTSDDWDQLKNLMYDQFNLHLQDAQFLVGPNIKSTMEQLHNDDKHKSALILDKLNLKLLLGISILPDAYNLAKIKVGGEVTKFDVAINDFQYKTIMKIIDKAIPNLDTTDFDDSSIFNAYGNNKETSIEIDDTETSSIISSKATKDMKAESIQEKLFEFDFKVDIVNISLSRCINGISLETEPLVDLVGDSLKLVFSKTSNDMHLDLALTDINLIDHIEKSGVPEFEALVSSNKFAEIDNQKEKKKDLFKLDYSRTQRVVEHNGKEIEVFDQDIIVDIATVKFVVSRKSILSLLNFILNTFTDPNEPPNEADEIKHNNSDDADTSPQKINVVVNLESIIMVLNEDGLKLATLQLSTASINVFLLPEELEVQGRLGALSLHDEVNQGSPRDSILRRLISIEGNNLAEFTYKTFDKETNCNPYNTLIEFKTGSARINFVEDAFGKIFNYLSQFQRMKAIYDQTREAAINQASQIEGANKIKFNFLVQAPIIVFPKLVDSPKNKYDNMTVHLGELYASNEFLKAGDDSTIQNVIIAGIRKISLKSQFHFDEGVEQQSELVNDLDISFKVDYSEEYVESKPTFVVTGKMPEIDVHLTELQLQYLLELSESVGRALNISDVGDSFDDIEADAVNANAVAKYDNQGNNSENTTQETSVIKDEKQAPPSKHKKLIASFDVPRLSLTLYNRTTGISNYESTKISSFSLNGSSFTLDMTEDSHFVSDMNVKSFVVMDVREGTSNKFPEIIPSVSHDTNQFVFKASTDGKSDSKHITVMLTVDNPKTILALDYIFELQSFINNGSARQGPISQEEDEDEEEEEYEEEEEEGVTGTQCEDESGPKMLKARREQTEETPSQSIGFSINITEPSVILLADSTKENTEAIVFKVEQILITSQNVISLAANNIGMFLCTMDSFDDKRLRIIDDFSISFAHDSRGSTKTSFLTNIEASIEPMLMRLSLRDIRLALNIFNRATELYNEAHGNTITNTDNEEYNFSEEFKKRLSQYAPSILSNMTKKSGPVNKDKGDPQVIVKGEELNASIGGLRFVLIGDIHELPVLDMNIKPFDVKAINWSTDLSAETHIESFINIYNYSRSTWEPLIEPWPISVYASKKISPATSIMIDVVSRQLAEANISSRSIALLSQVFSLITTEEKLKSRGEDDPYRIVNETGYDIEAWNNQNDGTVKDKTLIKSNEKVPWSFEDWRDIRENLDSDSKSGVLGISLLGSQYKDVTGISAVGEGESLFVLYPAIEGVHNRLSCQITLGEDNVKTIWLRSTVKIQNDADIPIAIKVFGGMSDTTEEIVVKSKMTGSLPIDCVYTGSFRIRPHIDTEYNWSEQELHWRDQLNGSTPLCCPAANRNDRSSYYFHTEAQSDPEEPLAKIYPHMKFIISAPVEIENLLPFDLDYRLYDKNAKKDWNGCIPKGVKSYVHVVSLESLLLLSVEPKDCGFEKSEFAIINAISKGEFKRESTMTLRHKNGQLLKLRIYYPRKKSTSTSLKVVVYSPYVILNRTNQNIIVSEKGNMMLSNSKSFKPTVPSMFSFDKHGDTSNRALLKVNDSSWTSPLSFDAIGQTSAAKVQVNGKQTEMNVGISITEGEGKYKLSKVITIAPRYIFRNCLDESLEIVENGSTKQTVVAPNELIPLYGLRRIDQKSLSMKFSHASKAWSSPFALDDVGQLFIKVYKENVGQVLLKVSILLENATIFIQVENANNNWPYSIRNFSDSEFYICQNDPNINENGDVVKHDTQYKPIFYKVPPKSVMPYAYDYPNAIIKELIIRSHGRERAVNLAEIGNLKPFRLPPTQDYEQTIVDLNVVADGPTQSLIISNYDPSVSLYKLKNQSQSSASISQQNFETTENDENYHTRIITRFEGLGISLINTRAQELCYISLRGIELRYNESDLYQNFSMKLKWIQIDNQLYGGYFPIILYPSVVPKSGKEMNNHPSFSASICKVKDDSHGVLFIKYATILLQEMSVEIDEDFLFALLDFARFPGASWNKEQQDKLCDATVELPEPVSLSNSSDIYFEALHLQPTLTHLSFVRTERVNAEDRTTSSNTLMFFFNVLTMAIGNINDAPIKLNALFIENIRIPMPILVEAVQTHYGQSFFYQVHKILGSADFLGNPVGLFNNLSSGVLDIFYEPYQGFIINDRPQELGIDIAKGGLSFLKKSIFGFSDSFAKVTGSLAKGLSVATLDKNFQERRRLSQRRNKPKHALYGFATGANSFFDSISSGVTGIATAPIEGANKHGASGFLRGLGKGVVGLPTKTAIGFFDLASNVSEGIRNTTTVFDAEGLDKVRLPRYISHDQVIRPYEQREAQGQFWLMSIDGGTLYNEKYLAHLLLPGEENAIIVTFKKIILFQVNALKSKWIIPLEQVKSISNEPTGISITLKKKEGPFIPIPERANRSFLYNRIGVAVGEFNKHCQVLL; via the coding sequence ATGTTTGAATCTCTTGTTGCTAACCTTCTTAATAGGTTTTTGGGATCgtttattgaaaacttcGATCCCAAACAGTTGAATATTGGGATTTGGAGCGGAGAtgtgaaattgaagaatttgcGGTTGAAAAAGGAGTCGCTCGACAAGTTTAAGCTTCCGGTAGATGTAAAGTTTGGGCACTTGGGGGAATTGACGATCCTGATACCATGGTCCAATTTGAAGTCCAAGCCGGTGAAAATTACGATAGAAGATGTTTATGTATTGGCATCGCCCATAGTTGTCCAAGAGTTTGATCTAGCGGAGGAGGAGAGAAGGGAATtgctgatgaagaaggaaaagCTTGAAGGGTTGAATGCCATCGAGGCGGCAGCAGCACAGAATCGGGATATTTCCTCGGACTTGAGTAACAATGAATCGTTTACTGAGAGTTTGGTGACCAAAATAGTAGATAATTTACAGGTCACGATCAAGAATATTCACGTTAGATATGAAGACGATTCAGTATTGACAGAAAACCCATACTCTGTTGGTTTTAGATTGACTGAATTGTCGGCTGTCTCGTCCAACGAATCGTGGGTCGCAAGCTTCATTTCAATCACTCAAGCATTCACACACAAGTTATTGacattaaagaatttgagTTGTTACATGAATACAGATTCTGCTACCATTTTCACTGAAGATTCTGAGGAActattaaaaattttcaagGAATCGGTTACCAGTGAGAcatttataaatgatattcaaTACTTGCTTAAACCTATTTCAGGTGAAGGGAGATTGACAGTGCATAAAAGAGGAGCGACAGAAACGTCTCCTCACATTAAAGCTGAGTTATTTTTCGatgaatttggaattgatttAGATTCCCAACAATATAGGGATATTTTATGGACCGCGTCTAAATTCCACTGGTACATTAAAACTCAgaaatttagaaaatttaGACCAAAGATAGCTGTAGCGAAAGACCCTAAGGAATGGTTTAGATATGCAGCTAAATCTATATTGAATGAAATTCATGAAAAGAACTATAAGTGGAGCTGGGAGTATTTCGCAACCAGAAGGGATCAGAGAAAAGcttatataaatctttGGAAAATGAAGCAATTGAGTAAGGTATTGACCTctgaacaagaaaaagaattcGAAGGTTTGGAGATAAAACTACCATTTGAAGATATCAAGTTCTATAGGTCATTAGCTAAGACTGAAATCCGCAAGGAGAATAAAAGGGTTCTCACGTCTAgttcttcaacttctcaaaagaaagatgaaCAAAGTGGTGGCTGGCTTTCATCTTGGTGGGGTGGTTCTAAGCCGGTTGAAGATAGTACCCCTGAGACAGATTCAACCGCGGACTTACAATTAAGTGACGATCAACGAAAAGCATTATATGAAGCCATAgaatatgatgaaaatCAAGCATTAGTGGAATCAATTGACATGCCTAGAGATAGAGTCAAAGTTGAGCTCTTAACGTCGTTAAAGAAAGGTGGTATTTCCATAAGACAGAAGAAAAGTGAGCCTAATCTAGCAGAAGTTATTTTCGAAGGGTTTACAACTCAGATATATCAAAGACAGGATTCTTTTTTGGTTAATTTACAGTTACAGGAATTTAGAGTTGAAGATGGTACGAAGACCACGTTATATAAACACATTGTTAGTGTGAAACAAGAACATTCCCATTTGCATAATGAGGATCTGGAAACAGACGTGTCATCGTTGGGGTTAACTACTAGCgatccatttttcaaggTTTCTTTTGAGAATAATCCGCTAGATGAAAGTGCCGATTCCATGCTATTGGGTAAATTAAAATCTATGACAATTTTCTATAATCCACACTTCATAGaggaaattattaaattctttacCCCCCCAAAGGTTCATCTTGATACTATTGGTGCTGTTATGAATGCAGCAGAAGCAACAATGGAGGGGCTAACTTCACAGACACGTATAGGGCTTCAATATGCTTTAGAAGAACATAAGACCATTAATGTGAAGTTAGATTTACAAGCACCTCTAATTATACTACCATTGGATCCTACAAATTGGAAGTCTCCTGTTGCAATCTTAGATGCGGGCCATATCAGTGTTGTAAGTAATTTAGTTGAAAAATCTAagatagaagaaataaaatccAAGGAAAGATATACATCTGATGATTGggatcaattgaagaaccTAATGTATGACCAGTTTAACCTCCATTTACAGGATGCACAATTCTTGGTTGGTCCTAATATTAAGTCAACCATGGAACAGTTacataatgatgataagcACAAGTCAGCTTTGATtttagataaattgaatcttaagttattattgggaatatcaattcttcCGGATGCATACAATTTGGCTAAAATTAAAGTAGGCGGGGAAGTAACTAAGTTTGATGTCGCAATAAATGATTTTCAGTATAAgacaataatgaaaattatcGATAAAGCTATACCAAATCTTGATACGActgattttgatgattcaAGCATATTCAACGCGTACGGTAATAACAAGGAAACATCGATAGAAATAGATGATACCGAAACgtcttcaataatatcgaGTAAAGCTACGAAAGACATGAAGGCAGAGTCtattcaagaaaaactatttgaatttgattttaagGTTGATATCGTTAACATTTCGTTATCTAGATGTATCAATGGTATTAGTTTAGAAACTGAGCCGCTTGTCGATTTAGTAGGCGATTCGCTAAAATTAGTTTTCTCCAAAACTTCTAACGATATGCATCTTGATTTGGCTCTTACTGATATAAACTTAATCGATCATATTGAGAAGTCAGGGGTTCCAGAATTTGAAGCATTGGTTTCATCCAATAAATTTGCTGAAATTGATAAccagaaagaaaagaaaaaggatttgttcaaattaGACTATCTGAGAACTCAAAGAGTCGTTGAACATAACGGAAAAGAAATCGAAGTTTTTGACCAGGACATTATTGTTGACATTGCCACAGTTAAATTTGTTGTCAGCCGTAAATCGATTTTGAGTCttcttaattttattttaaatACATTTACCGATCCAAATGAACCGCCTAATGAAGCCGATGAAATCAAACATAATAACTCTGATGATGCTGATACGTCTCCGCAAAAAATTAATGTTGTTGTTAATTTGGAGAGTATTATTATGGTTTTGAATGAAGACGGATTAAAATTAGCTACTTTACAATTAAGTACAGCTAGTATCAACGTTTTCTTATTAccagaagaattagaagtCCAAGGTAGACTTGGGGCTTTAAGTTTGCACGATGAAGTTAATCAAGGTTCTCCAAGAGATTCAATTTTACGTCGTTTGATAAGCATCGAAGGAAACAACTTAGCCGAATTTACTTACAAGACCTTTGATAAGGAAACAAATTGTAATCCGTATAATACGttaattgaattcaaaacaGGTTCAGcaagaattaattttgttgaGGATGCATTTggtaaaatattcaattactTAAGTCAATTTCAACGGATGAAAGCCATTTATGACCAAACCCGAGAAGCAGCTATCAATCAAGCAAGTCAAATCGAAGGAgcaaacaaaataaaatttaatttcttagtACAGGCTCCTATAATCGTTTTTCCAAAACTTGTCGATAGCCCTAAAAATAAGTATGATAACATGACTGTTCATTTAGGTGAATTATATGCCTCCAATGAGTTTCTCAAAGCCGGGGATGATTCTACAATTCAGAATGTTATCATAGCTGGTATTCGTAAAATTAGTCTCAAATCACAATTTCATTTCGATGAAGGGGTTGAACAACAATCAGAACTTGTAAATGACTTAGACATTAGTTTTAAAGTCGACTACTCTGAAGAATATGTTGAATCGAAACCCACATTTGTTGTAACAGGAAAAATGCCAGAAATTGATGTGCATTTGACTGAATTACAGTTACAGTATTTGTTGGAACTTTCTGAATCAGTCGGCAGGGCGCTCAATATTTCTGATGTTGGTGACCTGTTTGATGATATAGAAGCGGATGCGGTTAACGCTAATGCTGTTGCCAAATATGATAATCAAGGAAATAATTCAGAGAACACGACTCAAGAAACATCAGTTATTAAGGATGAGAAACAAGCCCCACCAAGTAAACATAAAAAACTAATTGCCAGTTTTGATGTACCTAGGTTATCATTAACCTTATATAACAGAACCACGggaatttcaaattatgaatcaaccaaaatttcatccttttctttaaatgGCCTGTCTTTCACGTTAGATATGACTGAAGATTCTCACTTTGTATCTGATATGAACGTGAAATCATTCGTCGTTATGGATGTTAGAGAAGGAACTAGTAATAAGTTCCCGGAAATCATTCCTCTGGTAAGTCACGATACTAACCAGTTTGTTTTCAAGGCATCAACAGATGGGAAGTCCGATAGTAAACATATCACGGTCATGTTAACGGTAGATAACCCTAAAACGATTCTAGCTCTTGATTATATCTTTGAATTACAATcctttattaataatggtCTGGCAAGACAAGGGCCTATAAgccaagaagaagatgaagatgaagaggaagaagaatatgaagaagaagaagaggaaggAGTTACTGGTACCCAATGCGAAGATGAATCTGGTCCAAAAATGTTAAAAGCAAGGAGAGAACAAACAGAGGAGACACCTTCTCAATCTATTGGGTTTTCTATAAACATTACAGAACCATCTGTGATATTACTTGCAGACTCAACGAAGGAGAATACGGAAGCAATTGTATTTAAAGTAGAACAAATATTGATCACCAGTCAAAATGTGATATCTCTTGCGGCAAATAATATTGGCATGTTCTTGTGTACAATGGATTCATTTGACGACAAAAGATTaagaattattgatgaCTTTTCTATTTCGTTTGCTCATGACTCTAGAGGTTCAACCAAGACAAGTTTTCTTACTAATATAGAAGCATCAATTGAGCCTATGCTTATGAGATTATCGTTGAGAGATATAAGACTTGCATTGAATATCTTCAACCGAGCAACAGAACTATATAATGAGGCACATGGAAATACCATCACTAACAccgataatgaagaatacaACTTTTCggaagaatttaaaaagaGATTGTCACAATATGCAccttcaatattatcaaatatgacgaagaaaagTGGACCAgtaaataaagataaagGTGATCCTCAAGTGATTGTCAAAGGCGAAGAACTTAATGCTTCTATTGGAGGTTTGAGATTTGTATTGATTGGAGATATTCATGAATTACCTGTACTTGATATGAACATAAAGCCGTTCGATGTTAAAGCTATCAATTGGTCTACGGATCTTAGTGCCGAGACGCATATTGAatcttttattaatatttataattactCCAGATCGACGTGGGAACCTTTGATTGAACCATGGCCTATTTCGGTTTATGCGTCTAAGAAAATATCACCGGCTACAAGCATAATGATTGATGTCGTTTCTAGACAGTTAGCGGAAGCTAATATATCCTCCCGTTCTATTGCATTACTATCTCAagttttttcattaataactACCgaagagaaattaaagTCAAGAGGAGAAGATGATCCATATCGTATTGTTAATGAAACAGGCTATGATATAGAAGCATGGAATAATCAGAATGATGGAACTGTAAAAGACAAAACgttgataaaatcaaatgagAAGGTTCCATGGTCATTTGAAGATTGGCGGGATATTCGGGAGAATCTCGATTCTGACAGTAAACTGGGTGTCCTTGGAATAAGTCTTTTGGGATCACAGTATAAGGATGTTACTGGGATATCAGCTGTTGGAGAAGGAGAGTCCCTTTTCGTTTTATATCCAGCGATTGAAGGAGTTCATAACAGGTTATCATGCCAAATAACTCTAGGAGAAGACAACGTGAAAACAATTTGGTTAAGGTCTACTGTCAAGATTCAAAATGATGCAGATATTCCAATAGCTATAAAAGTGTTTGGTGGTATGTCTGATACTACAGAAGAAATAGTCGTCAAATCAAAAATGACAGGATCTTTGCCAATTGACTGTGTTTATACGGGCTCATTCAGGATAAGACCACATATCGATACAGAATATAATTGGTCAGAGCAGGAGTTACATTGGAGAGATCAGTTGAATGGTAGTACTCCATTATGTTGCCCTGCTGCGAACAGAAATGATAGATCTTCTTATTACTTCCATACAGAAGCTCAATCTGATCCTGAAGAACCACTTGCTAAAATTTACCCACACAtgaaattcattatatcaGCACCAGTTGAAATTGAGAATTTGCTACCATTTGATCTTGATTATAGATTGTACGATAAAAATGCGAAGAAGGATTGGAATGGATGTATTCCTAAAGGTGTTAAAAGCTATGTACATGTGGTGAGTTTGGAAAGTCTATTATTACTTAGTGTGGAACCAAAAGATTGtggatttgaaaaatcagaaTTTGCAATCATCAATGCCATTTCTAAAGGCGAATTTAAGCGTGAATCTACAATGACCTTGAGGCATAAAAATGGACAATTGTTGAAGCTCCGGATATATTATCCAAGAAAGAAATCGACAAGTACTAGTTTGAAAGTTGTCGTTTATTCACCATATGTCATCCTTAACAGAACGAATCAGAATATCATTGTCAGTGAGAAGGGTAATATGATGCTATCCAATAGTAAATCTTTTAAACCCACAGTTCCTAGTATGTTTTCGTTTGATAAACATGGAGATACAAGTAATAGAGCATTACTCAAGGTAAATGACTCAAGCTGGACATCACCTTTGAGTTTTGATGCAATTGGACAGACTAGTGCTGCAAAAGTACAAGTCAATGGCAAGCAAACTGAAATGAATGTCGGCATATCAATTACAGAAGGTGAGGGAAAATATAAGTTATCAAAAGTCATTACTATTGCTCCAAGATATATATTCCGCAATTGTCTAGACGAATCACTAGAAATCGTGGAAAACGGATCTACTAAGCAAACTGTTGTTGCTCCAAATGAACTTATTCCGTTGTATGGTTTGCGTCGTATTGATCAAAAAAGTTTACTGATGAAGTTTTCTCATGCATCCAAAGCTTGGTCTTCGCCATTCGCCCTTGACGATGTAGGCCAACTATTCATAAAAGtttataaagaaaatgttgGTCAAGTTTTGCTTAAAGTTAGCATTCTATTGGAAAATGCTACGATCTTTATTCAAGTAGAAAATGCCAATAACAATTGGCCATATTCAATCCGTAATTTTAGTGATTCCGAATTTTACATTTGTCAAAATGATCCAAATATTAACGAAAATGGAGATGTTGTAAAGCATGATACACAATACAAGCCAATATTTTATAAGGTTCCACCGAAGAGTGTGATGCCTTATGCCTATGATTACCCGAATGCAATCATTAAAGAGTTGATAATTAGATCACATGGCCGTGAAAGAGCTGTTAATTTAGCTGAGATCGGGAATTTAAAGCCGTTTAGATTACCACCTACACAAGACTACGAGCAGACTATTGTTGATTTGAACGTTGTGGCAGATGGTCCTACCCAATCCTTAATTATCTCGAATTATGATCCTTCTGTTAGTTTAtacaaattgaagaatcaatCACAGTCTAGTGCAAGTATTTCTCAACAAAACTTTGAAACTACTGAGAATGATGAGAATTACCACACACGTATAATAACCAGATTTGAAGGTCTAGGAATTTCTTTGATCAACACAAGAGCACAGGAATTATGTTACATTTCATTAAGAGGAATTGAATTGCGTTACAACGAATCAGACTTATACCAGAATTTTAgtatgaaattgaaatggaTACAAATTGATAACCAACTATATGGCGGCTATTTCccaattattttatatcCAAGTGTTGTACCAAAATCTGGAAAGGAAATGAACAACCATCCGTCATTTTCTGCTTCTATATGTAAAGTTAAAGACGATTCACACGGTGTCTTATTTATCAAGTATGCAACCATTCTTTTACAAGAAATGTCAGTTGAAATTGACGAAGATTTCCTTTTTGCATTACTTGATTTTGCTCGTTTCCCAGGAGCTAGTTGGAATAAAGAACAACAAGATAAATTATGTGATGCTACTGTGGAATTACCTGAACCAGTGAGTTTGTCTAATAGCAGTGATATATATTTCGAAGCATTGCATTTACAACCTACTTTGACTCATTTATCTTTTGTTAGAACAGAAAGAGTTAATGCTGAAGATAGGACTACGTCACTGAATACATTGATGTTTTTCTTCAATGTTCTTACAATGGCAATTGGAAACATTAATGACGCTCCAATTAAGTTGAATGcgttatttattgaaaacatTAGAATTCCAATGCCTATTTTAGTAGAGGCAGTCCAGACTCACTACGGCCAATCCTTCTTTTACCAAGTTCATAAGATATTGGGATCGGCTGATTTCTTAGGAAACCCGGTTGgtttatttaataatttatcatcgGGTGTTCTAGATATATTCTATGAACCATATCAAggatttatcattaacGACCGTCCACAGGAGCTAGGTATCGACATCGCTAAAGGTGGCTTGAgtttcttgaagaaatccATATTTGGTTTTTCAGATTCTTTTGCAAAAGTGACTGGATCATTAGCCAAAGGATTATCAGTTGCAACACTAGATAAAAATTTCCAAGAACGTCGTCGTCTTAGTCAACGTAGGAACAAGCCTAAACATGCTTTATATGGTTTTGCAACAGGTGctaattcattttttgattctATATCCTCTGGTGTAACTGGAATAGCAACAGCACCAATTGAAGGTGCTAACAAGCATGGTGCGTCAGGATTCCTCAGAGGACTAGGTAAAGGTGTTGTTGGATTACCCACCAAAACGGCTATTGGATTTTTTGACTTGGCATCCAATGTAAGTGAGGGTATCCGTAATACAACAACAGTCTTCGATGCCGAAGGCTTAGATAAAGTTAGGTTACCTCGTTATATTTCCCATGATCAAGTCATTAGACCCTACGAACAAAGAGAAGCGCAAGGTCAGTTCTGGCTTATGTCTATTGATGGTGGAACCCTATATAACGAGAAATACTTGGCACATTTGCTTCTTCCAGGCGAAGAAAATGCAATAATTGTCACGTTCAAAAAGATAATCTTATTTCAAGTTAACGCATTGAAATCTAAGTGGATTATTCCTTTAGAGCAAgtgaaatcaatttcaaatgaacCAACAGGCATCAGTATTACCTTGAAGAAAAAGGAAGGTCCATTTATTCCAATTCCTGAAAGAGCTAATCGatcatttttatataatcgCATTGGTGTAGCTGTTGGAGAATTCAACAAGCATTGCCaagtattattataa
- a CDS encoding DEHA2D12408p (weakly similar to uniprot|P32785 Saccharomyces cerevisiae YBL013W FMT1 Methionyl-tRNA formyltransferase), translating to MIMFNIAALKVIGKIPNVRNVCTGKKGLSIAYFGSDQFSVRSLKKLVEYHRKNPGKVSSIDVITRSIKPTGRNLKTFVDVPIGEYCEREKLNIHRADSSHDIMNILSKSQFNLAIAVSYGKLIPEGFLNSMKYGGLNVHPSLLPKYSGSSPLQYALMNDDSFTGVTIQTLHPSKFDKGDIILQSDPIPIEETDNHDSLQKKLGEYGSNLLLNVVDNRLFELPRETKNNCYAFSLASKIKPVQSEIRWDLLTSRKIKRLNDALGQLHSYKYCDIRKKKKEIKENQKVIFNDIELTNDYAEELLQPGEFVLSRNKNKLIVKTIDGAISIGKLKFQYCGEEDPKTFMNYLTKRSGNTSRMFVSHSQIQV from the coding sequence atgataatgTTCAATATTGCTGCGTTGAAGGTGATAGGGAAGATACCTAACGTAAGAAATGTATGTACTGGGAAAAAGGGATTGAGTATAGCATATTTTGGTAGCGATCAATTCAGTGTTCGGtcattaaaaaaattagtaGAATATCACAGGAAGAACCCAGGAAAGGTGTCCTCTATAGATGTCATTACAAGAAGTATCAAACCTACTGGTCGGAATTTAAAAACATTTGTTGATGTCCCTATTGGTGAATATTGTGAAAGGGAAAAACTAAATATTCATAGGGCAGATTCATCTCATGATATCATGAACATTTTGTCCAAAAGTCAATTTAACCTAGCTATAGCCGTGTCATATGGCAAATTAATTCCCGAAGGATTTTTGAATAGTATGAAATATGGTGGTTTGAACGTGCATCCGTCACTACTACCTAAATATTCGGGGTCCTCGCCATTACAGTATGCATTGATGAATGATGATAGCTTTACAGGTGTAACAATACAAACATTACATCCAAGTAAGTTTGATAAAGGCGATATTATACTCCAGTCAGATCCTATaccaattgaagaaacagaTAATCATGACAGCTTACAGAAGAAATTAGGAGAATATGGGAGTAATCTACTATTGAATGTGGTTGATAATCGACTTTTTGAATTACCGAGAGAGACGAAGAATAACTGTTATGCATTTTCTCTTGCATCAAAAATAAAGCCTGTCCAAAGTGAAATACGATGGGATTTATTAACCTCAAGAAAAATCAAGCGATTGAATGATGCATTGGGACAATTGCACTCATACAAATATTGTGATATTCgtaagaagaagaaagaaattaaagaaaatcaaaaagttatattcaatgatattgaattgaCCAACGATTATgctgaagaattattgCAGCCAGGGGAATTTGTGCTAAGtagaaataagaataaattaattgttAAAACGATAGATGGTGCTATATCTATAGGgaaattaaaatttcaatattgtgGTGAAGAAGATCCGAAAACttttatgaattatttaactAAAAGATCGGGGAATACTAGTCGTATGTTTGTATCCCATTCGCAAATACAAGTGTAA